The Rhodamnia argentea isolate NSW1041297 chromosome 10, ASM2092103v1, whole genome shotgun sequence sequence TTTAATGAGAAGGGATGAGTTCCATGGCGATTCCGGATAGGAGTCTCAATGGATCACAAGAAACGTATGTGCGTCATAAGAGTTAATCGATGACGAAACGCAAAGTACTTTGCCGGCATTTAATCGACGAAAAAGTAAGATGATAGAGAGATATaacgccggaatttaatcaacgatgGAGTATCAAAAACTACGACTAAAGtactaaaattgaaaagtgcttGGAACATGGAAGAGGAAACATTTTATAGTTCAGCTTCACTTATTAGTACATAGCACGAGCAAAGGACACTAGTCATACATAATCGAAGTTTCGAACCTAGTATTGGTTCGTCGCACATTCATTTTATTCGAAGCTAACTCTTGCTATCTCAGAAGCTGAAACGTAGTCGTATAATCCATTTTCACTTCACGCTGCAACAAAAACTTCCAACGATCAGCTTCCTATCTGTAAACTTCacgaaaacaaaattaaagCAGATGCTAAAAAACAGCCGCCCTAGATATGAAGAAAGTACGTGTTTGGCAACACATATCACATGACGTACTaacgtgattaaaaaaaaataaggtttgGTCGCACCTTCGGACTGCGAGACTAAAGGCACGTACCTGTCGCAGTTGGTGCTGGGACTGATCTTGTACGGGATGCTGACCCCGCACTTCCCAGGAAGCCCGGCAACGACTCCGTAATTAAGGCCGGAGATGCTTCCCGAGACCGACTTCAAGCACTTGCAGGCGGCCTGGCGGTCCGGGGTGGTCCGAGCCGCCGAGTTGAGCGACCTGATCCCGTTGCAGCAAGTCGCCGGCACGGGCCCCGCGCCGCTCCTTGCGTAGGGAATGCACGGGGTCATAGCGCCCGTCACCTGGCCGCATGTGACCGCTGCTCGAGCCGCAGGTGCCGCTGCGACCATGCACGCGAGCAGCACACAGGCCAGCTTCAACAATGCAGAGCGAGCCATGGTGGAGTCTCCGAGTTACAAGTGAGAGCAACTTTTGTGGAGTATGTAAAGGTTATTGTTCTGGCAAACTGGGCGAGTGTAGATGTGATTGGGTTCGTGAGTTTATATGGAAAGTGAGGAGGGGTTGAACAGTTGACACGTGTCCAGGAAAGTCGAGTATTAGTTGGTCGTTGCGAGCTTAAGAAAGTAATTGGATGTCTTAATTTCACGCAACCTCGTGATGCCAAGTCAATCGGTTGCCGGTGCGGCATAATTGTGATTCTTACTTCCCTGACAAAGACCGACCTGTTTCTCGTTCAGACAACAAGTACGTGTTAGAAGCCGAGAAGCTATGGCGGGATCTATCTAGATCACGATATATTTGTCCAtgaagtcataaatttattctatggcgatcaattgagtcctaaattttttaattgtggcaatttaattataaatcttatttgccaatttagtcttaaatattttaaaaaattattaatttagttctaaatcttatATTCCGATATTTGGCCAGAAGGAtaatattggcaaatcgtcaaaaggtttatgactgaattggcaagtcatcacgtcaaaaggtttaagactaaattaacacaattgaaaggtttatgactaaattgacaaatagtcaaaaggtctaggattaaattggcacaattaaaaagttgatgactgaattagcctccgtataataggtttagaactttctaAACAACTTTTATATAATGCCTATCCATTTTATAACAATTTtaacttcttgaaaaaaaaaatctgctaaTGTTTAGCTTAACAATTCACTTTAAAACTAATTTATTGAGAGCAACCATGCATTTTGATTGCCATTAATTATGTTAAGGTGCATATGCGAAGGCATTAGAGTGGAGCGTAGACCTCCACCGGATAACTCATTTAGTATGCACTATTGAAATACAATGGATGAAGATGTgcattgtggtgtagcaacAAATTACAATACGTTCGTGTTGggaaaatttgattgatgatgaaGATATAATTCGCAATTTATAGTTTCTTGATGCTTTGATGAGTGATGAGGATCATCGTCCTTAAGGTATTATTTTTCCTCACTGTTATTGCTaccaaatttaaaataaatatacctcTAGGATATAAATCAAAGTCACATAGAAACGAGTTTTGCAATTGTGAAATTTACCTCTTGGAATTTCAACTTGAATGTGTTATCAAACTTGCGTAAGAAAAGACGAGAtatttatgaagaagaaagagttGTTAGTATTGTCATGTATAATTTGGTCTTGTTTGTAGACAACCAAACATCACATCTCTCGAGTATAGGTACTTTATCAAAATCATCACCACTTTCCACGCTCAACCATCACTTGTTTTCATGTCGACAGTCACTTCATTTTATGTCGAATTCAATCTCTTCTCTTAACTATTTATAGATAACAAACTATTTCAACGTCTCGACTTCGCAGTTCGCTCTTACCACAGGAGAAAATGTTGTGTAAACTCAGCGATTGCTTCACCAAACcgaaagataaaagttgaaaatttgtaAGCCGAGCAATATAAGTGCTAAGTATTAAAGTTAAAACAGTTTGATGTTTTCTCACCTTCAAACGCTGGATCAAGTTGGGCTGTGTGGAAAACTAACAGGGTTTGTCGTCTAGATCTTCAAAACGTGTAGCCTTCTCCCACTTTACATCTTGGACAAATGGGTTGGAAATTGTACCGCTTGAAATGGGTACTTAGCTATTTGCATCAAGGATAAGATGTCCTAACACGAGGGGATGGTCCTATTAAGATGAGCTTTATTAGGGTCCCAGTGTATGAAAATCTCATGATTAGATAGTCGATACGGTGTGAAAAAGTCgatctgaagaaaaaaaaaataacgtctTTAGGACACGTGTGTCGGGGGAAGTTGAGTACGTATCGGTTGGTCGTTGCGATTCATTAGAGTACTTAATTCAGATGTTTTCGACTGGGGCCGCCTCATGGTGCTTCTTCGGGATCATAATTCGGGTTGACCAATTCGCTTTTCTTCGCAATTTTGTGTTTAAAATGGCGGGTAATGGATACGGATGGCCCGATTTTAGGAAGGGCAATTTCCGAATGAGAATCCGATCAAACGACGACGCGGCATGAATCCCGCCGCTCGCCTGGGTGGAGCGTGCAAGAGAAAAAAGTACCGggaaagttataaatttattgtattgatattaattcattcctaaatctttCGGTTGGACCACGCTTTtcgctttgataccaatttagtccatttgatcaatttagacCGCAAATCGCTGACATGTACTTTGGACTTTCTATGTGATGTTATCGATGCCGATATGGacaattttctttaaaaaaaaattaacaatatttttttataatattttatattttcattttttttcttcccctcttcTTTTTGCCAGTGGCCCGGTCGCCCTTATCTAGGCATGGCCCGGCCCGACCTTCGGCAAaaacaaagagggaaaaaaaaacaaaaaaaggaaaaaataaataaataataaattttagtaATATAGCCGGCCACATCACGTGACAAGATCTGTGTTCATACCATCGATTTGGGGCCTAAATTGAacggatggaccgaattggtatcaatgtgaaaatgttcatgactaaattgatcacattgaaaaatttatgactgaattggtataccAATGCCatatatttagaacttttttggtacgtTTTCAGTGCATATGCTAGTATATAAGTTTAAAAGGGAGAGTGGAAGGTAGTTTATCTACACAACTACTGTATATGAAGGAGGGATGGCAACCGTTCGTTCATCCTCTCCTTCGAGTCTAACTAACACTTTAAAAAGTGGTTCCCGTTGGTCTCCGCCTCCTCGGATTTTGTCGTCTCTGATGGTCGTGGAAGGAGAAGCCTGCTGGGACATCTGTATATCGATGGCCTTGTCGTCAGTTCAGATGGGAATCCCTGTAGATGATCTTGGtgcttccatctctctctctcctctcgagCATTCTGTTCTGTCGAACGTATTCCGAAACGGGGTTTCCGACATTCCCTCCCATTGTCCCTTCTGGAGTGGATGCTGCTCTGGGCAACAGAGGCATCCCTGGAGCAGTGCGCGTCGTGGCCCAAAGCATCCGGCAAAGATCGGCCGGAGGACCGGGAGAGTTTTCGCATTACAAAGTGTTCCTCCAATCTCTGCTTCATATGCAgtttccctttttcttgtttgcGTAAAAGCCATGACACTAAGTTTAGAAAACGATGAGATTGTGTGATGTGAGGGAGCAgcgcattttcctttttcgccgGATGCTTTCGATGAATTCAGGATGGCAGAAAGCCTCGTGCTTTTGCATTGCTAATCGCAGGAGGCTGTTCAGTTCTTCTCGTAATGTAAACCAGAACAG is a genomic window containing:
- the LOC115733330 gene encoding non-specific lipid-transfer protein 1-like, with product MARSALLKLACVLLACMVAAAPAARAAVTCGQVTGAMTPCIPYARSGAGPVPATCCNGIRSLNSAARTTPDRQAACKCLKSVSGSISGLNYGVVAGLPGKCGVSIPYKISPSTNCDSVK